acAAAACGTTATTGAAGACATTCTTCAGAAACATGTTATTAACTACTTTgtgtttaacttttttaaatttcatatagTATGTATACGCAGGAGCCTCATAAAAGGTGATTATATCGGCTCCCGCTGCACTTTGCACAGAAATGTCCCAGAGTTTAGAATATCTTCAGTGTGCCCAAAGCAGATgttggaactttttttaacACTCTTTGACTGAAAACCTAATTTTCTTAAGTTTTGCGTCCACTCGGATCGCTTATGCCGCTTATCATCTCAATTTGACAATGATAACACTTTCTATTCTTCTAATGATAATAATCCATCAGAGAAAAccattccttcaaaaaaacatacacACATCCCGGATAGTTAGTGTCGGAGGTCTCCACTCCTTAATGCACTATTTTTGCAACACAAAacaagtgggcggagttcgtCTGCGCTTCACCACGTCTTCGCACTGTCGCCGCCCGTTCCACTGCTTTAACCAAAAGCAGAGGCTGAAGCTGCGCATTTCTCAGAAGGAGTGTTGTGACAAAATCCTTCTTCTTATTCACTTTTTATGTGTTGCTTTTTTAATTGGttacttttcaaatgttttcagaatgaTTCGATATCTGCAACTTGCTTTAATACCGTGCTTTCTTGCGGTTCACGTCGTAGGAGACAGTAATGAAGTTACCGTTCCAGCTGTGAGAGTTGTCCGTCTTCAAGTTGATTACAGAAATGCATCTGTTTCAGATTTGCAGAAGATTCacaagtttgtttttttttctgaaaacattaatgaatttgaaaaatattttttgattaatttgaaaaaaaaagtttattggaAGAAAGCTACCTGAtccattttttattgtatCGTTTTTTCCTATAGGACTTGTTGCCATATCTCGATTACCCTTATATTTATcaatacacttttttaaaaagtacggGACCAATATGAACTTCACCTTTTTGTGGATTTTAAacttgtttttattaattttaaactttcaggTGGAATGCTATCATGCGAAATAGTGTGCTTGCATCCCTGAAGTTTATCAACAAGCATTGGCTTATTTGTGGAGGATCTCCATCTGATACGTGAGCTTTATTGTAAATACAATTTCTTGAGTATACAATTTCAGACCAACTTCTTCAAACGCAGACTGTGGAAAAGCTCAAGTGACTGGAGAAATTGTTGGAGATAGACATTATAGAATCAATGTTACTTTGATTGCTGAGAggtttgaactgtttttttttctgaaactgaaaaaaactacaatttgttttcagagaTCCAGTCAAAAACGCTAAAGTCGGAGCTACCTCAACGGTCTACGCAGTTGCTCATATTGGATTAAAGGGAGGAATCTTCCAATACACGAATGCCCTGAAGGTATAAGCAAACCCATTTACTTATCTCActctattcatttttcagactcTTGGAAAACCAGAACCAAAACTCGCATTCGATGAAGCATTCTTCTGCTATCGCGGAGCAACACTTGTAGATACTGATAAATGCCGTAAGGAAAGAAGACTTCGTGATTCTCCACTGCTCGATGCAGTTGATACACCTATACCTATTGCCAACTTACTTGCACTCTAATAATCTAATACTCAATTAACTTATTCGTCGGGATTATTAACCGATTGTGATTCAACTTCAGCACTTTTCCATGCATGCATATATGAGTAAtaaacactttgaaaaatgaactggGATTCACCTTTTACGACAATGCACAATAAAATGGTGtactaaattattttaaaaaaatacaagggAGGGTCAAAATTTTAcgaattcagaaatttaaattttagcatTACCGGAGACTAGCGCGTCAAGCGCGCTAGGCTTCGCAGTAGATTAAGTTGGTAAactggggaaaatttggatcttttttaaccaaaattgaCTGAGCCGTGGCCATTtgaagataatattttttctgggtCTTTTTTAAGTGTATTCGGGCAGGCGGCACTCATCCTGATTTATTGGGCTTAGAGTAGGTTTAATGATTGTCCAACACTTCTATGTGTATTCGGGACTGCGGCCCTCAATCCGAATTAACTGGCCTTTCCAAAAACAGACGTAGTCTCATAGGAGCCTCCAGCCTGATCTGCTGGGAGTAGGGATAGAAAAGGTCTAAAGTTTCTAAGAGTAAGAAGGCGGCCCTAATCCCTGATTTTTGGGTTTGAGTGAAATGCAATAGCATCGCAGGACTCCGGCCTGCCCAGCTGGAAGTGaggttaaaattttcgaatagtgcggtccaggggtgtgcggcaaatctcaaaatttttattaaccatcactataactcaattttgtgccattttacaaaacttttgtagaccaatagtttttgtcaaaattgcactgccaaattttttacgtgtgcggcaaagttcaaaatttgccgagctcggcaattttggcaaatttgccgcacacccctggtgcgATTTTCAATAGGattagaaaaaagtagaaatctcgaaatatcttaaaaattaaattctcctcacgttataaaaataagaaatgaaaatgatcGAATTCATCCCcaaaatagagagagagagagagagagagagtggtaggaaagtttttcacgtttaatccatctttttaattttgcaaaatttgaatgatggcctacattttggaaagttggtcaatttttttcaaaatagtttcaaaaaattggtaattcgAAGTTTTCTCTTGTGCTCAAATTGGAaccaaatgtcagaaaaactgCTCGTATgggattgaaaaatataaaactcttcagtacaaagaaaatattcaattttcgcaGTCTCCAGAAACCCGCGCAAATCAGTGTTCTACCCTTCCCAAAACCAATCCCCTCAATAATGACCATGGTGGGGCAACTATTTTTGAGTCATTCGCACTTATTGAACGCAAAAGCGCCAGCTATGAGCCAAGTTATTAAAGCTCAAagtttgtacatttttgtcGGACACCCCATGTCGAAAACGtgcccttattttttatttctgtcaagTATGCAATTTCCggatttaatataggaagagGCAGATAAACAAACCTTACAATTAAGCACAGCGCTGTGTTTAAGCCGACTTTGTTTTCTTATTCGGGCGATAgtcaaaaacttattttcacaattttcggcTAGGGAGTATATTTACAGTTAATTTGCGATGTGTTCATCGTAGAATTACTATCATGGACACACGAGACATGCATCGAAATTGGCGTCAACTGACGTCTAAcgtaaaataaaatgattacGTGGATGTCGGCGCCAGAAAAACTCCTAGCTCATAACCTCACAGCTCCTACAATGAAGAGTGAATAAGCTAAAAACCAATAGCTCgtatcattgaaaaaaatctctgtTGAGGCCTATGTACCCCTGGAACAATGTATGACGAAGTTGACGAGAAGTGTGTACCTTGTCCACGTGGAGAATTTCAAGATGAGCATGGAAGAACAACTTGTAAGACATGTCCAGATAGTACGACTACAGTAGGTACAGGCACACAGAAAAAGGAACAATGTGTTCGTATGTTTCCATATATTTTATATAGCCACCTGATCAGTTTAATTCCAGATGTTTGTCCTTCGGGATACTTCTACGATACTTCTTCGAAAATGTGCGAGACTTGCGGTTTGAGAGGATATCAACCAAAAAGTGGTCAGGATCGATGCATTCCATGCCCAGATGGAACTGTgccaatttatcaaaactcaACAACAATTGGACATTGTCTAGGTCGgtttatttgcaaaaactgTTGCTTGATAATTCTCAACTTGATGATCCATGTTTTTAGACAAATGCCGAGCTGGAATGCAAAGATCTTCTGATGGTTCCACGTGTGAACCTTGCCCAATTGGATCGTTTAAAAGTGCGGATGACATGGTTTGTATGATGTGCCCAACTGGAAGAACTACTCTTTCAAAAGCTTCGAAAGCATTGTCTGCATGCCACattagtgagtttttgaatcatttcAATATCAAACAAATATGTTTAAGAAATCTGTTTCCCTGGGACAATTCTTGACCACAGTACTTTCAAGTGTGAACCTTGTGATTTTGGAACCTATATGGATGAGTATGATGGAAGAATCTGCAAAACTTGTCCGGTATCCACAACAACTTATCAGCAGGGCGCAAACACtgcaaaaatgtgtgaatGGACGAACCAGTGCAAAGCTTCTACTCATAACTGTCATTGGCTTGCTGCTTGTATTGATTTGCCCGATGAGAATCATAAGAAAATGTACTCATGCAAGTGCAAGCCGGGATTTGTTGGAAATGGATTCCATTGTGTTGATGCCTGTGAAGGATTTTGTTTGAATGGAGGTTCTTGCTTAAAAACTGGAAGAGGAGAAACGAAATGCCTCTGTGCAAGTGGATTTGCTGGAAAACGTTGTCAAGCCACAGAATAATACATTTCATTTTATTGACAGTTTCATTTATGTTCAGTTTAACTCAGGATTCTGTGTCaggttccaaaaaaaatcaggtgttttatgtaaaatttatgtgacaataaaactaatttttcacgaCTAAAATTTGTTTCTGCGGTTTGAACTAAGATGAATATCAAATAACTTTTGCAGAAAGTGTATACACAGCAAAAACGTTCATTTTCCTTATCATATTTCGTTTTTCTTGGACATACTTGAACACAAATCGCTGACACGAAAAGCTGAAACAGCGTTTTTCGACCCGACGTATGACATCAAAGATTTGtacttttcagttttgcaaaattggttATAAGCTGTTTTGtgcacaaaaattgtttcgtgTTTTAACATGTGAACATTGATATTTGATGAAGTTTCGTCGTTGAAGGATTTGTAGTCATTGTTGCTAAACCATATTACGATAAATTTTTCAAGGTCTGAGAAAGCATTGATTTTGCAACAAGGAGTTCGTAATCATCgtttctcaagtttttcacGATCAAACCACAAATTGTTCCGAGATACttgataaaaacattttacgacgaattttaaaagtattttcgaTTTAATCTATGTCTCCtgggaaaagttgaaaacaaatttaaacatCCTTTATTCAGCAGAGTCTTCTATTCCATACAGCcaacttgaatttttagaatacaCTGTAAGTCACATTAGTGTCGCCAATTTCAAACACCACaatcacttaaaaaattaagtttcgtGGTATAAATATCAGTAAGGCTTTAAATGTTTATTGACATAAATAGggtgaaaataaatatacaatGAGGTAGTACACATTATCAATCATTACTACTAAAATGCCGAAATTAATTCAGAGTTTTGCTTGAAGAGTTCTTCCCCTTTCCTTGAACTCAGTAATGCTGAGGGGGAAGTTGCAGTTATTTTCAAAGCAAACACAAAAATAGAATTGATTATCATTTGTGTCAtccacctgaaaaataaaataatttgtttgaatAACGGATTCCCTTTTTACCTGACAATCTTGCCCCTCCGAAAAACTCCAATTGGATTTGCTCTTTGCAGCTCGAGAATGGCTCACTCCTCCAAAACTAGCTACTTCCACGTCAAGATCGAAGACAGCGGTACAGAAGGCGTTACCGTGGGTTGTAGAAATTCCACCAGAACGTTCATTGTAATAATAACACTCCAATGTGTATATCGGTGATAAGCAAATGCCAAGAAgtattgaaatgaaaataggTTGCATTTCAAACGTTTCAGTTTCACTAAGCAAATGAACACTCATTCTATTTTATACTCAACTCGAACCCCGCCCGTTGGCTTTCCCATAAAGCTCCGCCCATTCGGAGTGCTCTGTGGTTTCTGTCAAGAACTTttcataagaaaaaaaaagttatcaacagTGAAATGAGagatattttccaatttggtGGAGATTAGTAGTGCATTACGATATTTACATTATGGTTAGAGTTATGAGTACTATTGGTTAAAACCTTTAAACCAATTCCGTGTAGTGGTCAGATGTTTCTTGAACGAAATACATATATGGGTATTTTGAACGTATGGActcaaattaacaaatttcgtaatggggcttcacaaaaaattattttatttatcttataagattaaaaattatggTAATCACATCCAACTTCtagctaaaaaattatttctaacaAATTCGTTTATTCCCTGAGAATGCAAACAGCAACTTTTTCATTTACTGACACGGTAGTCTCGGTTGATGATCAGACGACTTTATTTACCAAATgggaaaaaagtgtttttgcagttttctaGATGTATTCAACTTAACTGGGAACGCTGGGCATAATACGCTATAAGAACCACTTTGTAAatggaattttataaaaccaGTTTGGCCGTTTTTTAACTGTTACAGAGGACACTGGAAAATCGAATtgcaaatttaattatttgattggttgaaaatcttcatgtaaaaataaaaaaatactcaaaGGCTCATATTTTATGCTTGTTTTAACACAATTTATCAGTTGAACTTCTTTAACATACTGGAATTATTGGTATCCGTTGCTATGAGAAAAAAGATGTGCcccagaaaaaaactttattcttGTTCTGTTTACTCGATGGCACTTCAAAAGAGTCTTTTCGACAGTTACccgttttatttttgactCTATCCCTAAGGAGGATCGCGTTCCCTGTTCTAATTTTCTGCCCATACACaacaaaatgcaattttcgtTTACTCCGACGTAGGTCTGGCAACACTGTGCGGCCATTTaacggaaaattttgtttgtagATGGTAAATACTGCCCAAGTATTGTTATCTTTCGCCGTTCGAAGATTCTCTTTTTATAAGAGTTTCGCAAAGCTCGACAAAAAGCCCAACAAacaacaatttctgaaaagtgcaACAATCTCGAAAACGTCAAACTATGAAAGTCAGATTGATGCAGGCACTGCTCCCGTGAACTTGGGTTGCAATAATCGGAACTCTacttcaaatatcaaaaattcaagaataatAAACgggagaaaaatataattttaaaaatttatttttttttttacaattaagCCACTTTTCCCTAGACCATCTTCAAATGTTtggtttattttcagatgaaattttctgaaatatgtaCTACATAGAATTTAATGTTAAGcacaaaatgtatttttggaTTAAAGGACCAggcgaaaaaataatttttctattgttaGCTTATTGTCCTGATTAAGTGAGCTCTCACGTGAGTAAACACGATttgatgtttattttttgagtaaacaccataaatatataatatcaaaaaattagtacAACAATAATTGACTAGGTAATAAGGCTAACACAATTAATACTTTAAAGATAATACATGATCACAGGGAAAGTAATAACCGAAatgtaatttta
This is a stretch of genomic DNA from Caenorhabditis elegans chromosome V. It encodes these proteins:
- the F58E6.13 gene encoding uncharacterized protein (Confirmed by transcript evidence), which codes for MIRYLQLALIPCFLAVHVVGDSNEVTVPAVRVVRLQVDYRNASVSDLQKIHKWNAIMRNSVLASLKFINKHWLICGGSPSDTPTSSNADCGKAQVTGEIVGDRHYRINVTLIAERDPVKNAKVGATSTVYAVAHIGLKGGIFQYTNALKTLGKPEPKLAFDEAFFCYRGATLVDTDKCRKERRLRDSPLLDAVDTPIPIANLLAL
- the F58E6.13 gene encoding EGF-like domain-containing protein (Confirmed by transcript evidence), which gives rise to MIRYLQLALIPCFLAVHVVGDSNEVTVPAVRVVRLQVDYRNASVSDLQKIHKWNAIMRNSVLASLKFINKHWLICGGSPSDTPTSSNADCGKAQVTGEIVGDRHYRINVTLIAERDPVKNAKVGATSTVYAVAHIGLKGGIFQYTNALKTLGKPEPKLAFDEAFFCYRGATLVDTDKCRLCTPGTMYDEVDEKCVPCPRGEFQDEHGRTTCKTCPDSTTTVGTGTQKKEQCVHVCPSGYFYDTSSKMCETCGLRGYQPKSGQDRCIPCPDGTVPIYQNSTTIGHCLDKCRAGMQRSSDGSTCEPCPIGSFKSADDMVCMMCPTGRTTLSKASKALSACHIKICFPGTILDHSTFKCEPCDFGTYMDEYDGRICKTCPVSTTTYQQGANTAKMCEWTNQCKASTHNCHWLAACIDLPDENHKKMYSCKCKPGFVGNGFHCVDACEGFCLNGGSCLKTGRGETKCLCASGFAGKRCQATE
- the F58E6.4 gene encoding Activin_recp domain-containing protein (Partially confirmed by transcript evidence); amino-acid sequence: MSVHLLSETETFEMQPIFISILLGICLSPIYTLECYYYNERSGGISTTHGNAFCTAVFDLDVEVASFGGVSHSRAAKSKSNWSFSEGQDCQVDDTNDNQFYFCVCFENNCNFPLSITEFKERGRTLQAKL
- the F58E6.13 gene encoding DDE_Tnp_Tn3 domain-containing protein (Confirmed by transcript evidence); this encodes MRNSVLASLKFINKHWLICGGSPSDTPTSSNADCGKAQVTGEIVGDRHYRINVTLIAERDPVKNAKVGATSTVYAVAHIGLKGGIFQYTNALKTLGKPEPKLAFDEAFFCYRGATLVDTDKCRKERRLRDSPLLDAVDTPIPIANLLAL
- the F58E6.13 gene encoding EGF-like domain-containing protein (Confirmed by transcript evidence), with the translated sequence MRNSVLASLKFINKHWLICGGSPSDTPTSSNADCGKAQVTGEIVGDRHYRINVTLIAERDPVKNAKVGATSTVYAVAHIGLKGGIFQYTNALKTLGKPEPKLAFDEAFFCYRGATLVDTDKCRLCTPGTMYDEVDEKCVPCPRGEFQDEHGRTTCKTCPDSTTTVGTGTQKKEQCVHVCPSGYFYDTSSKMCETCGLRGYQPKSGQDRCIPCPDGTVPIYQNSTTIGHCLDKCRAGMQRSSDGSTCEPCPIGSFKSADDMVCMMCPTGRTTLSKASKALSACHIKICFPGTILDHSTFKCEPCDFGTYMDEYDGRICKTCPVSTTTYQQGANTAKMCEWTNQCKASTHNCHWLAACIDLPDENHKKMYSCKCKPGFVGNGFHCVDACEGFCLNGGSCLKTGRGETKCLCASGFAGKRCQATE